A region of Salvelinus namaycush isolate Seneca chromosome 9, SaNama_1.0, whole genome shotgun sequence DNA encodes the following proteins:
- the LOC120053592 gene encoding cyclic nucleotide-gated cation channel alpha-3-like isoform X2, whose protein sequence is MAKICTDQSYPATTRQRPSLCTPNDNLDSIENGTPRSNSECDDTSSEIQGSVSVLTSRQPESHRDSFTGSGALARLSHFLFMLRTWASHRMHREVERPDLERFRTPELKEVSSRESNARSQGYPDRVRKRKKEIWIMDPSTDKYYTWLTIIAAPCFYNLMMLVTRACFNELQNTYTMLWIVLDYTSDVVYYADTFVRSRTGYLEQGLLVKDKQKLLDKYRQTEQFKWDVISMIPTDLLFLKVGINYPELRLNRLAKMNRLFEFFDRTETRTSFPNVFRISNLVLYILIIIHWNACIFFAISKTIGFGSDTWVYPNISHPEHGRLSRKYIYCLYWSTLTLTTIGETPPPVRDFEYLFVVGDFLIGVLIFATIVGNVGAMISNMNKNRADFQAKIDSIKQYMQFRKVSKDLEARVIKWFDYLWTEKKTCDEKEVLKNLPDKLKAEIAIDVHLDTLKKVKIFQECEAGLLIELVMKLQPQVFSPGDYICKKGDIGREMYIIKEGKLAVVAEDGVTQWCVLSDGAYFGDISILGIKGSKAGNRRTANIRSVGYSDLFALSKDDLMEALTEYPEAKKILEEKGKATLMKDNMIDEEIANAGADPKDMEEKILRLESNMEIMTSKLAKIMAEFTSSQGKIKQRITNMESTVKSVRPEDISEVVADK, encoded by the exons ATGGCAAAGATCTGCACAGACCAGTCCTACCCGGCAACGACGCGGCAACGGCCATCTCTCTGCACGCCAAATGACAATCTGGACTCCATTGAGAACGGAACCCCCAG GTCCAACTCAGAGTGTGATGACACCTCGTCAGAGATTCAGGGTTCTGTCTCCGTGTTAACCAGCAGACAGCCAGAGTCTCACAGAGATTCCTTCACAGGGTCAGGAGCCCTGGCCAG GCTCTCTCACTTCCTGTTCATGCTGCGGACCTGGGCCTCTCACAGGATGCACCGCGAGGTGGAGAGACCGGACCTGGAACGCTTCAGGACCCCTGAGCTCAAAGAGGTCTCCAGCAGAGAGAGCAACGCACGGTCACAGGGATACCCCGACAGAGTCCGCAAGAGGAA GAAAGAGATTTGGATCATGGACCCATCAACAGACAAATACTACACGTGGCTCACCATCATTGCAGCAccatgtttctacaacctgatgATGCTAGTGACCAG GGCATGTTTTAACGAACTCCAGAACACATACACAATGCTGTGGATTGTCCTGGACTACACCTCAGACGTAGTCTACTACGCAGACACATTCGTCAGGTCTAGAACAG GTTATTTGGAACAGGGGCTGCTTGTGAAAGACAAACAAAAGCTTCTGGACAAATACAGACAAACGGAACAGTTCAAATGGGACGTCATTTCAATGATTCCCACAGACCTGCTTTTTCTGAAAGTGGGCATCAACTACCCCGAGCTCCGACTGAACCGGCTCGCAAAGATGAACCGCCTCTTTGAGTTCTTCGACCGCACTGAAACCAGAACCAGCTTCCCCAACGTTTTCAGAATCAGTAACCTGGTACTTTACATCCTGATCATCATCCACTGGAACGCCTGCATCTTCTTCGCCATCTCCAAGACCATCGGGTTCGGGTCCGACACCTGGGTGTACCCCAACATCAGTCACCCTGAGCACGGCCGCCTTTCCAGGAagtacatctactgtctctattggTCGACTCTGACCCTGACCACCATCGGAGAAACCCCGCCCCCCGTCAGGGACTTTGAGTACCTCTTCGTGGTCGGCGACTTCCTCATCGGCGTGCTGATTTTCGCCACCATTGTCGGTAATGTTGGCGCCATGATCTCCAACATGAACAAAAACCGTGCGGACTTCCAGGCTAAGATCGACTCCATCAAGCAATACATGCAGTTCCGTAAGGTCTCCAAGGATCTGGAGGCCAGGGTCATTAAGTGGTTCGACTACCTCTGGACGGAGAAGAAGACCTGCGATGAGAAGGAGGTGCTGAAGAACTTGCCGGACAAGCTGAAGGCCGAGATCGCCATCGACGTCCATCTGGATACCCTGAAGAAAGTGAAAATCTTCCAGGAATGCGAGGCTGGGCTGCTTATTGAGTTGGTGATgaagctgcagcctcaggtgttCTCCCCAGGAGATTACATCTGTAAGAAGGGAGACATCGGCAGAGAGATGTACATCATCAAGGAGGGGAAGCTAGCTGTGGTTGCGGAAGACGGGGTCACACAGTGGTGTGTGCTCAGCGACGGAGCGTACTTCGGAGATATCAGTATCCTAGGCATCAAGGGTTCCAAGGCTGGCAACAGGAGAACGGCCAACATCAGGAGCGTGGGTTACTCTGACCTCTTCGCCCTGTCGAAAGACGACCTTATGGAGGCTCTCACCGAGTATCCCGAAGCCAAGAAGATCCTGGAAGAGAAGGGAAAGGCTACGTTGATGAAGGACAACATGATCGATGAGGAAATCGCTAATGCAGGTGCCGACCCCAAGGACATGGAGGAGAAGATCCTCAGGCTGGAGAGTAATATGGAAATCATGACGTCCAAGTTGGCCAAGATCATGGCTGAGTTCACATCCAGCCAGGGCAAGATCAAACAGAGGATCACCAACATGGAGTCAACAGTCAAGTCGGTCCGGCCCGAGGATATATCTGAGGTGGTGGCCGACAAGTAG
- the LOC120053592 gene encoding cyclic nucleotide-gated cation channel alpha-3-like isoform X3 translates to MAKICTDQSYPATTRQRPSLCTPNDNLDSIENGTPRSNSECDDTSSEIQGSVSVLTSRQPESHRDSFTGSGALARMHREVERPDLERFRTPELKEVSSRESNARSQGYPDRVRKRKKEIWIMDPSTDKYYTWLTIIAAPCFYNLMMLVTRACFNELQNTYTMLWIVLDYTSDVVYYADTFVRSRTGYLEQGLLVKDKQKLLDKYRQTEQFKWDVISMIPTDLLFLKVGINYPELRLNRLAKMNRLFEFFDRTETRTSFPNVFRISNLVLYILIIIHWNACIFFAISKTIGFGSDTWVYPNISHPEHGRLSRKYIYCLYWSTLTLTTIGETPPPVRDFEYLFVVGDFLIGVLIFATIVGNVGAMISNMNKNRADFQAKIDSIKQYMQFRKVSKDLEARVIKWFDYLWTEKKTCDEKEVLKNLPDKLKAEIAIDVHLDTLKKVKIFQECEAGLLIELVMKLQPQVFSPGDYICKKGDIGREMYIIKEGKLAVVAEDGVTQWCVLSDGAYFGDISILGIKGSKAGNRRTANIRSVGYSDLFALSKDDLMEALTEYPEAKKILEEKGKATLMKDNMIDEEIANAGADPKDMEEKILRLESNMEIMTSKLAKIMAEFTSSQGKIKQRITNMESTVKSVRPEDISEVVADK, encoded by the exons ATGGCAAAGATCTGCACAGACCAGTCCTACCCGGCAACGACGCGGCAACGGCCATCTCTCTGCACGCCAAATGACAATCTGGACTCCATTGAGAACGGAACCCCCAG GTCCAACTCAGAGTGTGATGACACCTCGTCAGAGATTCAGGGTTCTGTCTCCGTGTTAACCAGCAGACAGCCAGAGTCTCACAGAGATTCCTTCACAGGGTCAGGAGCCCTGGCCAG GATGCACCGCGAGGTGGAGAGACCGGACCTGGAACGCTTCAGGACCCCTGAGCTCAAAGAGGTCTCCAGCAGAGAGAGCAACGCACGGTCACAGGGATACCCCGACAGAGTCCGCAAGAGGAA GAAAGAGATTTGGATCATGGACCCATCAACAGACAAATACTACACGTGGCTCACCATCATTGCAGCAccatgtttctacaacctgatgATGCTAGTGACCAG GGCATGTTTTAACGAACTCCAGAACACATACACAATGCTGTGGATTGTCCTGGACTACACCTCAGACGTAGTCTACTACGCAGACACATTCGTCAGGTCTAGAACAG GTTATTTGGAACAGGGGCTGCTTGTGAAAGACAAACAAAAGCTTCTGGACAAATACAGACAAACGGAACAGTTCAAATGGGACGTCATTTCAATGATTCCCACAGACCTGCTTTTTCTGAAAGTGGGCATCAACTACCCCGAGCTCCGACTGAACCGGCTCGCAAAGATGAACCGCCTCTTTGAGTTCTTCGACCGCACTGAAACCAGAACCAGCTTCCCCAACGTTTTCAGAATCAGTAACCTGGTACTTTACATCCTGATCATCATCCACTGGAACGCCTGCATCTTCTTCGCCATCTCCAAGACCATCGGGTTCGGGTCCGACACCTGGGTGTACCCCAACATCAGTCACCCTGAGCACGGCCGCCTTTCCAGGAagtacatctactgtctctattggTCGACTCTGACCCTGACCACCATCGGAGAAACCCCGCCCCCCGTCAGGGACTTTGAGTACCTCTTCGTGGTCGGCGACTTCCTCATCGGCGTGCTGATTTTCGCCACCATTGTCGGTAATGTTGGCGCCATGATCTCCAACATGAACAAAAACCGTGCGGACTTCCAGGCTAAGATCGACTCCATCAAGCAATACATGCAGTTCCGTAAGGTCTCCAAGGATCTGGAGGCCAGGGTCATTAAGTGGTTCGACTACCTCTGGACGGAGAAGAAGACCTGCGATGAGAAGGAGGTGCTGAAGAACTTGCCGGACAAGCTGAAGGCCGAGATCGCCATCGACGTCCATCTGGATACCCTGAAGAAAGTGAAAATCTTCCAGGAATGCGAGGCTGGGCTGCTTATTGAGTTGGTGATgaagctgcagcctcaggtgttCTCCCCAGGAGATTACATCTGTAAGAAGGGAGACATCGGCAGAGAGATGTACATCATCAAGGAGGGGAAGCTAGCTGTGGTTGCGGAAGACGGGGTCACACAGTGGTGTGTGCTCAGCGACGGAGCGTACTTCGGAGATATCAGTATCCTAGGCATCAAGGGTTCCAAGGCTGGCAACAGGAGAACGGCCAACATCAGGAGCGTGGGTTACTCTGACCTCTTCGCCCTGTCGAAAGACGACCTTATGGAGGCTCTCACCGAGTATCCCGAAGCCAAGAAGATCCTGGAAGAGAAGGGAAAGGCTACGTTGATGAAGGACAACATGATCGATGAGGAAATCGCTAATGCAGGTGCCGACCCCAAGGACATGGAGGAGAAGATCCTCAGGCTGGAGAGTAATATGGAAATCATGACGTCCAAGTTGGCCAAGATCATGGCTGAGTTCACATCCAGCCAGGGCAAGATCAAACAGAGGATCACCAACATGGAGTCAACAGTCAAGTCGGTCCGGCCCGAGGATATATCTGAGGTGGTGGCCGACAAGTAG
- the LOC120053592 gene encoding cyclic nucleotide-gated channel cone photoreceptor subunit alpha-like isoform X1 — translation MAKICTDQSYPATTRQRPSLCTPNDNLDSIENGTPRSNSECDDTSSEIQGSVSVLTSRQPESHRDSFTGSGALARMHREVERPDLERFRTPELKEVSSRESNARSQGYPDRVRKRNKKDDKDEIKKEEKKQEEQEDEKKEEEPKKEEEEPKKEEPKKEEPKKEEPKKEEKKKEEPPKEIWIMDPSTDKYYTWLTIIAAPCFYNLMMLVTRACFNELQNTYTMLWIVLDYTSDVVYYADTFVRSRTGYLEQGLLVKDKQKLLDKYRQTEQFKWDVISMIPTDLLFLKVGINYPELRLNRLAKMNRLFEFFDRTETRTSFPNVFRISNLVLYILIIIHWNACIFFAISKTIGFGSDTWVYPNISHPEHGRLSRKYIYCLYWSTLTLTTIGETPPPVRDFEYLFVVGDFLIGVLIFATIVGNVGAMISNMNKNRADFQAKIDSIKQYMQFRKVSKDLEARVIKWFDYLWTEKKTCDEKEVLKNLPDKLKAEIAIDVHLDTLKKVKIFQECEAGLLIELVMKLQPQVFSPGDYICKKGDIGREMYIIKEGKLAVVAEDGVTQWCVLSDGAYFGDISILGIKGSKAGNRRTANIRSVGYSDLFALSKDDLMEALTEYPEAKKILEEKGKATLMKDNMIDEEIANAGADPKDMEEKILRLESNMEIMTSKLAKIMAEFTSSQGKIKQRITNMESTVKSVRPEDISEVVADK, via the exons ATGGCAAAGATCTGCACAGACCAGTCCTACCCGGCAACGACGCGGCAACGGCCATCTCTCTGCACGCCAAATGACAATCTGGACTCCATTGAGAACGGAACCCCCAG GTCCAACTCAGAGTGTGATGACACCTCGTCAGAGATTCAGGGTTCTGTCTCCGTGTTAACCAGCAGACAGCCAGAGTCTCACAGAGATTCCTTCACAGGGTCAGGAGCCCTGGCCAG GATGCACCGCGAGGTGGAGAGACCGGACCTGGAACGCTTCAGGACCCCTGAGCTCAAAGAGGTCTCCAGCAGAGAGAGCAACGCACGGTCACAGGGATACCCCGACAGAGTCCGCAAGAGGAA CAAAAAAGATGACAAGGACGAAATAAAGAAAGAGGAGAAAAAACAGGAAGAGCAAGAAGatgagaagaaagaggaggagcctaagaaggaagaggaggagcctaAGAAGGAAGAGCCTAAGAAGGAGGAGCCTAAGAAGGAAGAGCctaagaaggaggagaagaagaaggaggagccACC GAAAGAGATTTGGATCATGGACCCATCAACAGACAAATACTACACGTGGCTCACCATCATTGCAGCAccatgtttctacaacctgatgATGCTAGTGACCAG GGCATGTTTTAACGAACTCCAGAACACATACACAATGCTGTGGATTGTCCTGGACTACACCTCAGACGTAGTCTACTACGCAGACACATTCGTCAGGTCTAGAACAG GTTATTTGGAACAGGGGCTGCTTGTGAAAGACAAACAAAAGCTTCTGGACAAATACAGACAAACGGAACAGTTCAAATGGGACGTCATTTCAATGATTCCCACAGACCTGCTTTTTCTGAAAGTGGGCATCAACTACCCCGAGCTCCGACTGAACCGGCTCGCAAAGATGAACCGCCTCTTTGAGTTCTTCGACCGCACTGAAACCAGAACCAGCTTCCCCAACGTTTTCAGAATCAGTAACCTGGTACTTTACATCCTGATCATCATCCACTGGAACGCCTGCATCTTCTTCGCCATCTCCAAGACCATCGGGTTCGGGTCCGACACCTGGGTGTACCCCAACATCAGTCACCCTGAGCACGGCCGCCTTTCCAGGAagtacatctactgtctctattggTCGACTCTGACCCTGACCACCATCGGAGAAACCCCGCCCCCCGTCAGGGACTTTGAGTACCTCTTCGTGGTCGGCGACTTCCTCATCGGCGTGCTGATTTTCGCCACCATTGTCGGTAATGTTGGCGCCATGATCTCCAACATGAACAAAAACCGTGCGGACTTCCAGGCTAAGATCGACTCCATCAAGCAATACATGCAGTTCCGTAAGGTCTCCAAGGATCTGGAGGCCAGGGTCATTAAGTGGTTCGACTACCTCTGGACGGAGAAGAAGACCTGCGATGAGAAGGAGGTGCTGAAGAACTTGCCGGACAAGCTGAAGGCCGAGATCGCCATCGACGTCCATCTGGATACCCTGAAGAAAGTGAAAATCTTCCAGGAATGCGAGGCTGGGCTGCTTATTGAGTTGGTGATgaagctgcagcctcaggtgttCTCCCCAGGAGATTACATCTGTAAGAAGGGAGACATCGGCAGAGAGATGTACATCATCAAGGAGGGGAAGCTAGCTGTGGTTGCGGAAGACGGGGTCACACAGTGGTGTGTGCTCAGCGACGGAGCGTACTTCGGAGATATCAGTATCCTAGGCATCAAGGGTTCCAAGGCTGGCAACAGGAGAACGGCCAACATCAGGAGCGTGGGTTACTCTGACCTCTTCGCCCTGTCGAAAGACGACCTTATGGAGGCTCTCACCGAGTATCCCGAAGCCAAGAAGATCCTGGAAGAGAAGGGAAAGGCTACGTTGATGAAGGACAACATGATCGATGAGGAAATCGCTAATGCAGGTGCCGACCCCAAGGACATGGAGGAGAAGATCCTCAGGCTGGAGAGTAATATGGAAATCATGACGTCCAAGTTGGCCAAGATCATGGCTGAGTTCACATCCAGCCAGGGCAAGATCAAACAGAGGATCACCAACATGGAGTCAACAGTCAAGTCGGTCCGGCCCGAGGATATATCTGAGGTGGTGGCCGACAAGTAG